From the Streptomyces sp. KMM 9044 genome, one window contains:
- a CDS encoding transposase: MRIDGAAFSHGLLEHLQALTTSRRRVRWVTGWAINTADEAAIALLPADVWNDALRQDGEVHEIKGPDGQKVTYQVAELTGVRDLSGWPEGMRLIVRRVKPSRRDLKKLTAFEQRTGWRYQIVATNIPAHQGLSGVSGSGQVWFVDALYRDHAEVEDRVKAIKRIGLGLLPSKSWQLNAAWVLAATIAADLDAWTRLLLLHDEPELAAAEPETIRRRLYHLPARLTAHARRRTLHLDRTWPWAPAFATAWQRATQLPAHT, translated from the coding sequence GTGAGGATCGACGGCGCGGCCTTCAGCCACGGCCTCCTTGAGCATCTGCAGGCGCTGACCACCAGCCGCCGCCGAGTGCGCTGGGTGACCGGCTGGGCCATCAATACCGCCGACGAGGCCGCGATCGCACTGCTGCCCGCGGACGTGTGGAACGACGCGCTGCGGCAGGACGGCGAGGTCCACGAGATCAAGGGCCCGGACGGACAGAAGGTCACCTACCAGGTCGCCGAGCTGACCGGGGTGCGCGACCTGAGCGGCTGGCCCGAGGGGATGCGGCTGATCGTGCGCCGGGTCAAGCCCTCGCGCCGCGATCTGAAGAAGCTGACCGCGTTCGAGCAGCGCACCGGCTGGCGTTACCAGATCGTCGCCACGAACATTCCCGCCCACCAGGGGCTTTCCGGGGTGTCCGGCTCCGGGCAGGTGTGGTTCGTCGATGCTCTCTACCGTGATCATGCCGAGGTCGAGGATCGTGTCAAGGCGATCAAGCGGATCGGCCTCGGGCTGCTGCCCTCGAAGTCCTGGCAGCTGAACGCCGCCTGGGTGCTGGCTGCCACTATCGCCGCGGACCTCGACGCATGGACCAGGCTCCTTCTCCTGCATGACGAGCCCGAACTCGCCGCCGCCGAACCGGAGACGATCCGCAGGAGGCTCTACCACCTGCCCGCCCGGCTCACCGCCCACGCACGCAGACGCACCCTCCACCTCGACCGCACCTGGCCCTGGGCGCCGGCGTTCGCCACCGCCTGGCAGCGGGCCACCCAGCTTCCGGCCCACACCTGA
- the pglW gene encoding BREX system serine/threonine kinase PglW, producing MREGRWATVTESEFEHERRGLEAIRRKLPDADPWRAWSNFTFTANTGHVREVDLLVVTPGGVCMIELKDWHGSVTSENGTWVQTTPGGHRRTHGNPLHLVNRKAKELAGLLALPGGRRVWVAEAVCFTDNGLRVRLPAHDQNGVHTVDELVEMLGQPPPDERRRVTAIGSREIAGALKRLGIRRSDAQYKVGPYELERKSFDSGPTWADYLARHSDLPEAARVRIYLSERGSEASLRQSVENAARREAAVLGRFKHPGAVQLKQYFPSGHAAGPALIFDYHPDTLKLDEYLVQYGGKLDILGRMALVRQLAETIRSAHASRIHHRALAARSVLVVPRPRGGKGRAVGEEAAWLTPHLQISDWQIATQRSGDSSQGRGMTRFAPTALSATHLGEDADAYLAPELTALSPDPVHLDVYGLGVLTYLLATGKAPAASQAELLARLEAGEGLRPSSLVDGLSEDVDFLVQAATAYRPGQRLSSVDEFLELLELVEDSLTAPAPAATAPQGAADEDDGTAADKDPLEAVAGDVFAGRWEIRRRLGTGSTSRAFLVRDLQAETRRTRPLAVLKVALSDSRSEILAREAEAMGHLRPHSGIIRLVEPEPLHIAGRTVLALEYVGDERDDDAQGAARPRRREETVARQLREHGRLPVDQLEAYGDYLFGAVDFLEGEGVWHRDIKPDNIAVRIRPNRTRELVLIDFSLAGYPAKSTGAGTDGYLDPFVDVITRGSYDSHAERYAVAVTLHQMASGELPKWGDGSVLPRMTDPKEWPHPTIAAEAFDPAVRDGLVAFFQQALHRDAGRRFPELKPMRDAWRKVFLDASQTVPSSHRSRPSAPATTAEGTPAEGTAAATIADAEPETAEQQRDRLAAEVTRDTPLTVSGLTPAAQSFLYGLGITTVGELLDHSRRKLVNAPGLGAKTRNEVQQRQREWGERLSEIPVSPLTAKGRAEAKEELEQLTAAESALAGELATGASAGALSARTLRSVSLDTLATVLVPAVNNNGSNRNKAEMVRLLLRLPDEHGVLPGIGVWPKQKDVAEALGLSHGRIPQILKDERKRWKAEPAVQALREEIIDLLADMGRVASAVEIADALAVRRGTHLAGREQRRALALAAVRAVVEVEQLLPQEAEFLHQPNRKATDESLGAGLLALDVRENDGPDTPTAPGLLEYATSLGKRADRLTRLDTLPTAATVLAELGALTVPPGAVDWDERRMVELAAAASVNAAATPRLEIYPRDLPLVRALRLTQAGLVRRIQGLPEGLQPGLTSEAVHERVRARFPEMVVPDGRGGTTHDLPTGGPLTKALRDAGFELSLGMHERDGVLRYLSTRVDDTSSYLTTGAWRRSTRTGAVTRYADDPQLAGAVRAEERLLASARRDGYRVLTVRQQLVRDAVRELGAERLGTDAVSVTELFLEALHARVTPGTKPTWETLLKADAAEPGSKGAVRFAEYARTAWGAVEPRIAELLGNGGGGGAAPAGAAGPVLLTEAGVFARYDAMGVLDRLASAARRGGRGLWLLVPQSDPSREPRLGQVAVPYQAGLGEWIQLPDTWVGNAHRGSGEGMAVARASGVEGDVE from the coding sequence ATGCGGGAAGGCCGGTGGGCCACGGTCACCGAGTCCGAGTTCGAGCACGAACGCCGCGGCCTGGAGGCGATCCGCCGCAAGCTGCCGGACGCCGACCCATGGCGGGCCTGGTCGAACTTCACCTTCACCGCCAACACCGGCCACGTCCGCGAGGTCGACCTGCTGGTCGTTACCCCCGGCGGCGTCTGCATGATCGAGCTGAAGGACTGGCACGGCTCGGTCACCTCCGAGAACGGCACCTGGGTCCAGACCACCCCCGGCGGGCACCGCCGCACCCACGGCAACCCGCTGCACCTGGTCAACCGCAAGGCCAAGGAGCTGGCCGGCCTGCTCGCACTGCCCGGCGGCAGGCGGGTCTGGGTCGCCGAGGCCGTCTGCTTCACCGACAACGGGCTGCGTGTCCGGCTGCCCGCCCACGACCAGAACGGCGTCCACACCGTCGACGAGCTGGTCGAGATGCTCGGGCAGCCCCCGCCCGACGAGCGCCGCCGCGTCACCGCGATCGGCTCCCGCGAGATCGCGGGAGCCCTGAAGCGGCTCGGCATCCGCAGGAGCGACGCCCAGTACAAGGTCGGCCCCTACGAGCTGGAGCGGAAGTCCTTCGACTCCGGGCCCACCTGGGCGGACTACCTGGCCCGCCACAGCGACCTGCCCGAGGCCGCCCGCGTGCGGATCTACCTCAGCGAGCGCGGCTCCGAGGCCTCCCTGCGCCAGTCCGTCGAGAACGCCGCCCGGCGCGAGGCCGCCGTCCTCGGCCGTTTCAAGCACCCCGGCGCCGTCCAGCTCAAGCAGTACTTCCCCTCCGGCCACGCCGCCGGACCCGCGCTGATCTTCGACTACCACCCGGACACCCTGAAGCTGGACGAGTACCTGGTCCAGTACGGCGGGAAGCTGGACATCCTCGGCCGGATGGCGCTGGTGCGCCAGCTCGCCGAGACCATCCGCTCCGCGCACGCCAGCCGCATCCACCACCGGGCGCTCGCCGCCCGCTCGGTACTCGTCGTCCCCCGGCCGCGCGGCGGGAAGGGCCGGGCGGTGGGGGAGGAGGCCGCCTGGCTCACCCCGCACCTCCAGATCTCCGACTGGCAGATCGCCACCCAGCGCAGCGGCGACTCCTCCCAGGGCCGGGGCATGACCCGCTTCGCGCCGACCGCCCTGTCCGCGACGCACCTGGGCGAGGACGCCGACGCCTACCTCGCCCCCGAACTCACCGCCCTCAGCCCCGACCCGGTCCACCTCGACGTGTACGGGCTCGGCGTCCTCACCTACCTGCTGGCCACCGGCAAGGCCCCTGCCGCCAGCCAGGCCGAGCTGCTGGCCCGCCTGGAGGCGGGGGAGGGACTGCGCCCCAGCTCCCTGGTGGACGGCCTGTCGGAGGACGTGGACTTCCTGGTCCAGGCCGCCACCGCCTACCGGCCGGGCCAGCGCCTGTCCAGCGTGGACGAGTTCCTGGAGCTGCTGGAACTCGTCGAGGACTCCCTCACCGCCCCGGCCCCGGCGGCCACCGCTCCGCAGGGGGCGGCCGACGAGGACGACGGGACCGCCGCCGACAAGGACCCGCTGGAGGCCGTCGCCGGTGACGTGTTCGCCGGCCGGTGGGAGATCCGCCGCCGCCTCGGTACCGGATCCACCAGCCGCGCCTTCCTCGTCCGCGACCTCCAGGCCGAAACCCGCAGGACCCGCCCGCTCGCCGTGCTGAAGGTCGCCCTCTCCGACAGCCGCAGCGAGATCCTCGCCCGCGAGGCCGAGGCCATGGGACACCTGCGCCCCCACTCCGGCATCATCCGCCTCGTCGAACCCGAGCCGCTGCACATCGCCGGCCGCACCGTCCTGGCACTGGAGTACGTCGGCGACGAACGCGACGACGACGCCCAGGGCGCGGCCCGTCCCCGCCGCCGCGAGGAGACCGTCGCCCGCCAGCTCCGCGAGCACGGCCGCCTCCCGGTCGACCAGCTGGAGGCGTACGGCGACTACCTCTTCGGAGCCGTCGACTTCCTGGAGGGCGAAGGCGTCTGGCACCGCGACATCAAGCCGGACAACATCGCCGTCCGCATCCGCCCCAACCGCACCCGCGAGCTGGTCCTCATCGATTTCTCGCTGGCCGGCTACCCGGCGAAGAGCACCGGCGCGGGCACCGACGGCTACCTCGACCCCTTCGTCGACGTCATCACCCGCGGCTCCTACGACTCGCACGCCGAGCGGTACGCCGTCGCCGTCACCCTGCACCAGATGGCCTCCGGCGAGCTGCCCAAGTGGGGCGACGGCAGTGTCCTGCCCCGCATGACCGACCCGAAGGAGTGGCCGCACCCCACCATCGCGGCCGAGGCCTTCGACCCGGCCGTACGGGACGGTCTCGTCGCCTTCTTCCAGCAGGCCCTGCACCGCGACGCCGGCAGGCGCTTCCCCGAGCTGAAACCGATGCGGGACGCCTGGCGCAAGGTCTTCCTCGACGCCTCCCAGACCGTCCCCTCCAGCCACCGTTCCCGCCCCTCGGCCCCCGCGACCACGGCGGAGGGGACACCCGCCGAGGGCACCGCCGCGGCGACGATCGCGGACGCCGAGCCGGAGACCGCCGAGCAGCAGCGAGACCGCCTTGCCGCCGAGGTCACCCGCGACACCCCGCTGACCGTCTCCGGCCTCACGCCCGCCGCCCAGTCCTTCCTCTACGGCCTCGGCATCACCACGGTCGGCGAACTGCTCGACCACAGCCGCCGCAAGCTCGTCAACGCCCCCGGCCTGGGCGCCAAGACCCGCAACGAGGTCCAGCAGCGGCAGCGCGAGTGGGGCGAGCGGCTGAGCGAGATCCCCGTCTCGCCGCTGACGGCGAAGGGGCGGGCGGAGGCGAAGGAGGAGCTGGAGCAGCTCACGGCCGCCGAGTCGGCCCTCGCCGGCGAACTCGCCACGGGTGCCTCGGCGGGCGCGCTGTCCGCCCGCACCCTGCGCTCGGTCAGCCTCGACACCCTCGCCACCGTCCTCGTACCGGCCGTCAACAACAACGGCTCCAACCGCAACAAGGCGGAGATGGTGCGGCTGCTGCTGCGCCTGCCCGACGAGCACGGGGTCCTGCCCGGCATCGGCGTCTGGCCGAAGCAGAAGGACGTCGCGGAGGCTCTGGGGCTGAGCCACGGCCGTATCCCGCAGATACTCAAGGACGAGCGCAAGCGCTGGAAGGCGGAGCCCGCCGTCCAGGCCCTGCGCGAGGAGATCATCGACCTCCTGGCCGACATGGGCCGCGTCGCCTCGGCCGTGGAGATCGCGGACGCCCTGGCGGTCCGGCGCGGTACGCACCTCGCGGGGCGCGAGCAGCGGCGCGCGCTGGCGCTGGCGGCGGTGCGGGCCGTCGTCGAGGTCGAGCAACTGCTCCCGCAGGAGGCCGAGTTCCTGCACCAGCCGAACCGCAAGGCGACGGACGAGTCCCTGGGCGCCGGCCTGCTCGCTCTCGACGTCCGGGAGAACGACGGCCCCGACACCCCGACCGCACCCGGCCTGCTGGAGTACGCGACCAGCCTCGGCAAGAGGGCCGACCGGCTCACCAGACTGGACACCCTGCCGACGGCCGCGACCGTCCTGGCCGAGCTGGGCGCGCTCACGGTGCCGCCGGGTGCGGTGGACTGGGACGAGCGGCGCATGGTGGAGCTGGCGGCGGCGGCCTCCGTGAACGCCGCCGCCACGCCACGCCTGGAGATCTACCCGCGCGACCTGCCGCTGGTCCGGGCGCTGCGTCTCACGCAGGCCGGGCTCGTCCGCCGGATCCAGGGCCTGCCGGAAGGACTGCAGCCCGGCCTGACGAGTGAGGCCGTGCACGAGCGGGTCCGTGCCCGCTTCCCGGAGATGGTCGTCCCCGACGGGCGCGGCGGCACGACCCACGACCTGCCGACGGGCGGCCCGCTCACCAAGGCGTTGCGCGACGCCGGCTTCGAACTGTCGCTCGGCATGCACGAACGCGACGGCGTGCTGCGCTACCTGTCGACCCGGGTCGACGACACGTCGAGCTACCTCACGACGGGCGCGTGGCGGCGGTCGACGCGGACGGGCGCGGTGACGCGGTACGCGGACGACCCACAGCTCGCGGGCGCGGTCCGCGCGGAGGAACGGCTCCTCGCCTCGGCCCGCCGGGACGGGTACCGGGTGCTGACCGTACGGCAGCAACTGGTGCGGGACGCGGTACGGGAGCTGGGCGCGGAGCGGCTGGGCACGGACGCGGTGTCGGTGACGGAGCTGTTCCTGGAGGCCCTGCACGCGCGGGTCACGCCGGGCACCAAGCCCACCTGGGAGACCCTGCTCAAGGCGGACGCCGCCGAGCCGGGCTCGAAGGGCGCGGTGCGGTTCGCGGAGTACGCGCGAACGGCGTGGGGCGCGGTGGAACCCCGGATCGCGGAGCTGCTGGGTAACGGTGGCGGTGGCGGGGCAGCTCCTGCCGGTGCTGCCGGTCCTGTGCTGCTGACGGAGGCCGGGGTGTTCGCGCGCTACGACGCGATGGGTGTCCTGGACCGGCTGGCGTCGGCGGCCCGGCGGGGCGGGCGGGGGCTGTGGCTCCTGGTCCCGCAGAGCGACCCCTCACGCGAGCCCCGGCTCGGGCAGGTGGCCGTGCCCTACCAGGCCGGCCTGGGGGAGTGGATCCAGCTTCCGGACACGTGGGTGGGCAACGCCCATCGCGGATCCGGCGAGGGTATGGCAGTCGCACGTGCCAGTGGTGTCGAGGGAGACGTCGAGTGA
- a CDS encoding nuclear transport factor 2 family protein, translating to MQEETARSAIDTFISAFNASDDSYVTALLSQALTSDVVFWGPLGRSEGIAEIERFVLDIRRHPAGTGTMVRCSAVDMPDEWARYQWVFTTPDGGPRLAGTDVVHLRRSLIDQVIVFAGEIDSVAQFAAAAMRSGR from the coding sequence ATGCAGGAAGAGACCGCACGCTCCGCGATCGACACGTTCATCTCCGCGTTCAACGCCTCGGACGACAGCTATGTGACTGCCCTGCTCTCCCAGGCCCTGACCTCGGACGTGGTCTTCTGGGGACCGTTGGGCCGCAGCGAAGGAATCGCGGAGATCGAGCGGTTCGTGCTGGACATCCGGCGCCACCCGGCGGGGACCGGCACGATGGTGCGCTGCTCAGCGGTGGACATGCCTGACGAATGGGCCCGGTACCAGTGGGTCTTCACCACGCCGGATGGAGGCCCTCGCCTGGCGGGAACGGACGTCGTCCATCTGCGGCGGAGCCTCATCGACCAGGTCATCGTCTTTGCGGGGGAGATCGACTCCGTTGCCCAATTCGCCGCGGCGGCGATGCGCAGTGGGAGATGA
- a CDS encoding transposase, with product MARAAFPAGSLPIRLRDRMEAVFADEPYTDAFGVRGAPGLSPAVLSLVTVLQFTEDLTDRQATAMAVRAIDWKYAIGAELTDPGFDFSVLAKFRARLIEHGMERLVFDRLLECCRTEGLVAAGGKQRSDSTHVISAVRDLNRLELAGESVRAALEVLAAAAPEWLAGAVDVTELAHRYGPRVDGWKLPASKTKRDRLAVVFGQDALMLCRAVRAPGAPPWLAELPAVELLRQVLVQTYYIETGARGREVIRKREAEVDGVPPGHIRLASPYDADARWAAKGEELFWLGYKIHLTETCHTPAEAEAEAEAEAEAEAEAEAEAEAGSGNGKRVAAPPNLITDVHTTKATVPDVKATAGIQQRLNERGLRPGEHYLDSGYPSVDLVAAAGKDGTAMLTPLLADHSPQSKAAAGFDKSAFRVDWKARQVTCPAGRTSAGWYPVTQHGRPAIVAQFASTDCRACPSRTQCTSSRRVSRMLTPRPKELHEIQATARAVQKTQTWRDKYKLRAGVEGTINQALDMTGIRRARYRGLAKVRLQHVFSATALNVIRLDAYWSTTPLGRPRTSRLERLAYMLTA from the coding sequence GTGGCCCGGGCCGCTTTCCCGGCCGGGAGCCTGCCGATACGCCTGCGAGACCGGATGGAAGCGGTCTTCGCCGATGAGCCGTACACCGACGCGTTCGGGGTGCGCGGTGCCCCGGGGCTGTCCCCGGCGGTGCTCTCGCTGGTCACTGTCCTGCAGTTCACCGAGGACCTGACCGACCGGCAGGCCACCGCGATGGCGGTACGCGCGATCGACTGGAAGTACGCGATCGGCGCCGAGCTGACCGATCCCGGCTTCGACTTCAGCGTGCTGGCCAAGTTCCGCGCACGCCTGATCGAGCACGGCATGGAACGCCTGGTCTTCGACCGGCTCCTGGAGTGCTGCCGCACCGAGGGACTCGTTGCGGCCGGCGGCAAGCAGCGCAGCGACTCCACCCATGTCATCAGCGCGGTGAGGGACTTGAACCGGCTGGAGTTGGCGGGCGAGAGCGTGCGCGCCGCGCTGGAGGTGCTGGCCGCAGCCGCGCCCGAGTGGCTGGCAGGCGCGGTGGATGTCACCGAACTGGCGCACCGCTACGGTCCGCGCGTGGACGGGTGGAAGCTGCCGGCCTCGAAGACCAAGCGGGACCGGCTCGCGGTGGTGTTCGGGCAGGACGCGCTGATGCTGTGCCGGGCGGTGCGCGCGCCCGGCGCCCCGCCGTGGCTGGCGGAGCTTCCCGCGGTTGAGCTTTTGCGGCAGGTGCTGGTGCAGACCTACTACATCGAGACCGGCGCGCGGGGACGGGAGGTGATCAGGAAGCGGGAGGCCGAGGTGGACGGCGTCCCGCCCGGTCATATCCGCCTGGCCTCTCCCTACGATGCGGATGCGCGGTGGGCGGCCAAGGGCGAGGAGCTGTTCTGGCTGGGCTACAAGATTCATTTGACCGAGACCTGCCATACTCCCGCCGAAGCCGAAGCCGAAGCCGAAGCCGAAGCCGAAGCCGAAGCCGAAGCCGAAGCCGAAGCCGAAGCCGGGAGCGGGAACGGGAAGCGCGTCGCGGCGCCGCCGAACCTGATCACCGATGTGCACACCACGAAGGCGACGGTGCCGGACGTGAAGGCCACCGCCGGCATCCAGCAGCGCCTGAATGAGCGCGGTCTGCGCCCGGGCGAGCACTATCTGGACTCCGGCTATCCGAGCGTGGACCTGGTGGCCGCCGCCGGCAAGGACGGGACCGCGATGCTCACCCCGCTGCTGGCCGACCACTCGCCGCAGTCCAAGGCCGCTGCGGGGTTCGACAAGAGTGCTTTCCGCGTCGACTGGAAGGCCCGTCAGGTCACCTGCCCGGCCGGTCGCACCAGCGCCGGGTGGTATCCGGTCACCCAGCACGGCAGGCCCGCCATCGTCGCCCAGTTCGCCTCCACCGACTGCCGGGCCTGCCCGTCAAGGACGCAGTGCACTTCCTCCCGGCGGGTCAGTCGGATGCTCACCCCGCGGCCGAAAGAGCTGCACGAGATCCAGGCCACCGCCCGCGCCGTGCAGAAGACCCAGACCTGGCGGGACAAGTACAAGCTGCGCGCGGGGGTCGAGGGCACGATCAACCAGGCCCTGGACATGACCGGAATCCGCCGGGCCCGCTACCGAGGACTGGCCAAGGTCCGCCTCCAGCACGTCTTCTCCGCCACCGCCTTGAACGTCATCCGCCTCGACGCCTACTGGAGCACCACCCCGCTC